Proteins from a genomic interval of Lolium perenne isolate Kyuss_39 chromosome 1, Kyuss_2.0, whole genome shotgun sequence:
- the LOC127317410 gene encoding uncharacterized protein, producing the protein MSTAQSPTTAVVAAAAVEKSKHWAPHGPALTACLVSINLLMILLIFFYFWRFFSGKRGPSSPGGVNDEEAASSADSSPATSPRGSRRLSDPGQLPVSVYDSSSSDDAAGGKAECAVCIVEFRDGDLVRLLPRCGHRFHAACVDAWLRLHSTCPLCRADVVAPAPAAADAKNDDPKDDGGAESPV; encoded by the coding sequence ATGTCAACGGCCCAGAGCCCAACGACCgccgtggtggcggcggcggcggtggagaagAGCAAGCACTGGGCGCCGCACGGCCCGGCGCTAACGGCCTGCCTCGTCAGCATCAACCTGCTGATGATCCTCCTCATCTTCTTCTACTTCTGGCGGTTCTTCTCCGGGAAGCGAGGTCCCTCGTCTCCCGGAGGCGTAAACGACGAGGAGGCGGCGTCGTCGGCCGACAGTTCGCCAGCGACCTCCCCGAGAGGGTCCAGGCGCCTGAGCGATCCTGGCCAGCTGCCCGTGTCCGTGTACGACTCGAGCAGCAGCGACGACGCCGCCGGCGGGAAGGCGGAGTGCGCGGTGTGCATCGTGGAGTTCCGGGACGGCGACCTAGTGCGCCTCTTGCCTCGCTGCGGGCACCGGTTCCACGCGGCGTGCGTCGACGCGTGGCTGCGGCTCCACTCTACGTGCCCGCTCTGCCGCGCTGACGTCGTTGCCCcggcgcccgccgccgccgacgccaagAACGACGACCCCAAGGACGACGGCGGTGCAGAGTCCCCTGTGTGA